The genomic stretch GCGAACTCATGTCCACTCTGGCACGCAGCACTTTCTCCCCGTCTTTGTACTGGCCGGCGCGCATTTCCGCAAAAAGTTGAAGGTTCTCTTCCACGCTGCGGTCTGCAAACTTGTTCCTTGCCCCGGGTTCGGTAGGGGAACCTTTCTGGGCAGCGATCTCTTCGGCCGTGGAATCATCCACATAGGCCAGGCCTTTCCGGATCAGTGTAACCGCAAATTCATATATCTGTTCAAAATAATCAGATGCATAAAAAATATTAGCCCATTGAAAACCAAGCCATTGCACATCAGCTTTGATACTTTCCACATATTCTGTTTCCTCGGTGGAAGGATTGGTATCATCAAAACGGAGATTGGTTTTGCCGCCATACCTGAGGCCCAGGCCAAAGTTGAGGCAGATGCTTTTGGCGTGCCCGATATGCAGGTAGCCATTAGGTTCCGGCGGGAAACGGGTAAGGATGGATTGGTATTTTCCAGCCTTCAGGTCCTCCTCTACGATCTCTTCCAGGAAATTGAGATTTTTTTCTTGTTCTTTTTTGAGCTCTGTCATATCCCTTGCTTTAGGTGCATTATATGCGAATGTAGGATTTGTCCGGCTTGTGGCCAAGGGGTTTGACGGGTGGAGGGCAGGCCGGGGCATAAAAAAAGAGCTGTAGAAACAGCTCCTTACCATTAATCAATAACCTATGAAAAACACTATTTAATTACAGGAGTAAAACTAATAAGCACCCGTCCGGTTAACGAATCTATTCGACGGCTGGTTACAAAAGGCGGTTGAATGAAATGGAAAGAGCGATAAATCCATTGGCAGGTCCTGTTGAAGATTTTTGTCGCCAGGTTGTTAACTACCCTCCGGTCGGCTCTTCAGGAACGCGCCCCAAACAACAGGCTGCCTATCCGCACCATGGTGCTGCCAGCTTCCACTGCCAGCGCAAAATCGCCGCTCATACCCATGGACAATATGGGAGGCTCCTGGAACAAGGCGGCCTGTCCTTTGCCGCTAAACAGTTCGCGGTATTCCTCAAACAACGCTTTGATATTGCCAAATTCCTGGCGCAGCTGGTCAGTACTGTCCGTAAAGGAGGCCATACCCATCAGGCCGCGGATGCGGACATGCTGCAGGGCGGCCAGGTTACCGGCCGACAAAATTTCTGCCAGTTCCCGTGCATCCAGCCCAAACTTGGTTTCTTCCTGTGCAATATGTACCTGTAGCAGCACATCAATGGTGCGGTTGTTCTTTCCAGCCTGCTTGTTGATCTCCTGCAGCAGCCGGAGGCTGTCCACCCCATGGATGAGCTGTACAAAACCAGCAATGTATTTGACCTTATTGGATTGGAGATGCCCGATAAAATGCCAGCGCAGATCGGCAGGCAACTGGGGCTGTTTATCTGCCAGCTCCTGCACATAGTTCTCGCCAAAATCCCGCTGTCCCAGTTCATAGAGGGCGCGGATATCACTCACGGGTTTGATCTTGGACACTGCTACCAGGGTAACGCCCTGGGATTGGAAGGTGCTTGTCAGCTGATGCCAGGCGATTTGATTGATTGCCATACGGAACAGAAATGGTTTCGCGGCAAAGCTACAGGAAAGCAGGTATAGTCCCTGTTCTTTACCACAAACTAAATACAGTTTTGGGACGAACCAACCCATTCTTCGCAGTACAGCAGAACAGTGACGTGGAAGAATCTCCGGCAGGATTTCTTTCCTAAATAAAAAATACCGGAGGGCAACACTTATTGCTCCTCCGGCATACAGGGACTGTACGGCCTTCCGGCCAATCCTTTATTTCAATATGGATCTGCTGATCACGATCCTTTGCACTTCTGAAGTGCCTTCATAGATCTGGGTGATCTTAGCGTCACGCATCAGCCGCTCCACATGATATTCTTTTACGTATCCATAGCCGCCATGGATCTGTACGGCTTCCACGGAGGTCCACATAGCCGTTTCACTGGCATATACCTTTGCCATGGAAGAACTGAGTCCATAATCCTGGTGCTGGTCTTTGTCCCAGGCGGCTTTCAGACAAAGCAGGCGTGCTGCTTCCACCCTGGTAGCCATATCCGCCAGCTTGAACTGGATGGCCTGGTGATGCATGATCTCCTTGCCAAAGGCCTTTCTTTCCTTGGCATATTTCAGGGCCAGCTCATAGGAGCCGCTGGCAATACCCAGCGCCTGTGAAGCAATGCCAATGCGGCCGCCGGCCAGTGTTTTCATGGCAAAGGTGAAACCAAAACCATCTTCCCCGATACGGTTGGCCTTGGGCACTTTCACGTCATTGAACAGGATGGTATGCGTATCACTGCCGCGGATGCCCAGTTTGTTCTCTTTGGCGCCTACTGTAACACCCGGCCATTTCTTTTCAACTATAAATACATTGATGCCCTTGGGTCCTTTGGCGACATCCGTCTGCGCCATGACCAGGTACACCGAGGCGGAAGAACCATTGGTGATCCAGTTCTTGGTGCCATTCAGGAGATAATAATCACCCATATCTTCGGCTGTTGTACGCTGTGAGGTGGCGTCACTGCCCGCTTCCGGCTCACTCAGCAGGAAGGCGCCGATATACAGCTCACCATCTTTGCGACCCTGCGCCAGCGGCACCAGGTATTGTTCTTTCTGGGCTTCATTGCCATAGGCTTCCAGCCCCCAGCTCACCAGGCTGTTGTTCACGCTCATACAAACACTGACGCTGGCGTCAATCTTACTGATCTCTTCCATAGCCAGTACATAGCTTACAGTGTCCATACCGGAACCACCGTATTTTGGATCTACCATCATACCCATAAATCCCAGCTCTGCCAGCTTGTATACCTGTTCTTTTGGAAAATGCTGCTGCTCGTCGCGCTCAATAACGCCAGGCAGGCATTCCTGCTGTGCAAAATCACGGGCAGCTTTCCGGATCATCAAATGTTCTTCTGATAATTGAAATTGCATAAGGCTCAATTTTGGACTTTGCCGGATACCTGTTCAGGGGCATCCATTATGTATGTTTAAGGAAGGGTACAAATATAGGGTAGATGAAGCATTTAACTAACATTTGTTCGTATAACTTTCGATGATTTCGCTATCTTTACAGACAGATTGTTGAATTTATACCTTGTTATGCTGATCCAATCTCACAGACCCCTTCTCTGTTCTGCCTTCGCCCAGCTGCTGTTGCCGGTGAATTTTTATATCCCTGTGTAAGTCGTCTCTGCACAGGATTTCCTGGTTATACTGTTCATTCGCCCAACGAAAGACATTTTGTGTCATCAATTATTGCTATATGAAGAATATCAAGTTGATAGAAGTTCCGTCAGAGATCGGTGCAGGCACCAGGGGCGCCAGCCTGGGCATTGATGCCATTAAGATTGCCGCCCTGGATTTCATGAGCAATTTCTTTATTCATTTTCCATCGGAAAAGATCCCCACTGAAAACAAGTTATTGTACGAACCTATAGAATCCCCTTACGCCAAACGCATCAAAGGCATTATGGCCCTATACGAAAGGGTGAGCAAGGCCGTACATGACAGTATTAAGAATAATTTTTTCCCGGTAGTACTCAGCGGGGATCACAGTATTGCCGGCGCCACCATGGCCGGCATCCGCATGGCCAAACCCAAAAGCAGGCTGGGTGTCATCTGGATTGACGCCCACGCCGATCTGCATACGCCTTATACCACCCCTTCCGGGAATATCCATGGCATGCCGCTGGCCGCCACCATCAATGAGGACAATGAAGAATGCGCCGTGCATGAACTGGATGAAGAAACTGCCAGACAATGGAATTTCCTGAAGACCATTGGTAAGATAGCACCCAAGGTGTTGCCAGAAGACATCGTCTTTATCTCCCTGCGCGATTTTGAAAAGGAAGAAAAATACCTGATCGATAAATACGGAATGAAGGTGATCTCTACCAACGAGGTGCGCCGCAAAGGACCGGAGAATATTGTACGCAGTGTTACCCGCTACCTGTCCGACTGCACCGATATCTATATCAGCTTTGACGTGGACAGCCTGGACTCTTCCATCTCCAAGGGCACCGGAACCCCTGTCGGGAACGGCCTGCGGGAAAGAGAGGCCGAGGACCTGATCAGCAAGTTCATGCAGCTGCGCAAGATCTGCTGCTTTGAGATCACAGAAGTAAATCCCACGCTGGATAAAGAGAACCTCATGAGCGAGATCGCCTTCAATATCCTGCAGCGCAGCGTAAATGTATTAATGATGAACTAAGCCGGAGAGAGATTATTTTTTGGGGTAATGGGCATTCAGCTCGTTGAACAGGATGATCAGGTCTTCCCGTTTGCTTAGCTTCAGCTTTTTGTCTTCTATGATCCTGGTAATTGTTTCCGCCTCTTCGGGCATATTGGCGGTCAGGTCCGCTTCCGGCCTGCTGAGTTTAATGATGCGCCCCATAGGCAGGTAGGCGAAGAGCAGCGATTTATCTTCAAATGTTTTGATCTCCGGTTCACTATAGGTTTGCCTGACTTTCTTGATGGCTTTGCTCCGGTAGTCCAGCAACTGGAACTGACCATCCACCAGCACCTGGTAAAAGGTTTCTGTTTTATTCTTGCCAATAACAGGGTAACCGCTCCGGTAGGTAGCAGTTGTTTCCTTGTTCTCTTCTTTTTCGCGGATGCTGAACTCTTTTACAGGATCCACAAACTCATACAGACCATCGTTCTGTTTGAAGTAGACCAGGTTATTATACACATTGAACAACAGCGCTACCTCTTTGGCCATTTTGCCATTGCGGAAATGAACCTCACCAAGGGTCCAGTCTTCCGTAGTAAAAGGCGATCCCTGTATATCAGGTTGTTTTTTTTCTTCCGTGCGGCGACCAGGAAATGGATACACCATACTTGACTGTGAGTTCAGGCCGGTAATAACCCCGCCGGTCTGCAGTTGTGCCTCAGCAATGGATGTTACAGAAAGCCCGACAAACAGGCAGAGGACCCCCTTCTTCATAGCTCAAAAGTTTATACCCTAATTTACCGATTTCCGGCCCTAACCCGAAATTAATCTTGCTGAAACATCCTTTTAAGACCCTCAGTAAACAAAACCGGCTCATAACCCAGCACCTGGCGCGCCTTTTCGATCACAAAATCTGTTTTAGGCGGCCGCTTGCCGGGCTGGCTGAAACTGGAAGCGTCCACTTTTTCAATCCGGCTGGCGTCCAGCTGAAAGTATGCTGCTGTTTGCAGCGCTATTTCGTAGGGCGAGAGGATATCTTTCCCGGCAATATGGAACAGGCCTGTAGCTTTCCGGGCAATCACCAGCCCGATACCCCGGGCCAGGTCCGCCACATAGGTGGGGGTACGCCACTGGTCGGATACTACTTTGATGGATTTACCCTGCTCCAGGCTCCCCTTCACCCAGCTGATGATATTACTTCTTGTTCCCTGCAAGGTATTGCCATACACAAGGCAGGTGCGGACAATGGTCCAGGGAAGTTCACTGGTTTGCACCATAGCCTCCGCCTGCAGCTTGCTGAATCCGTAAAAGCTGACCGGACCGGGCTCATCTTCTTCTGTATAGCGGCCTTTCTCTCCGTCAAAGACAAAATCTGTGGACACATAGATAAAATGGCTGCCGAGCGCTTCGGCATCTACCAGCAGCTGTGCCGTACCCTGCACATTGACCTTTTCACAGGCCTCAGGGTTCTGCTCACATTCGTCCACCTGCGTCATAGCGCCGGCATGCACCACTACTTCCGGGCGTTCCCGGCCCATAATGGCTTCCACCTGGAAGGGATCAGTAAAATCAAGACTATGGTACCGGAAATGGTCACCCGCTTCAAAAGGGATCCGTTGCGGACCTTTACCTGTTGCAATAACAGTATAACCCTGTTCCAGTAATAATTTTACAAGATGCTGGCCCAGCAGGCCATTGGCACCGGTGATCAGTATTTTCATGCCTGTTAATTACAGCCCAGCAGTTCGCAGAGCTTTGCTTGCAATTGTTCGCCACGAAGGTTTTTGGCTACTATTTTACCGTTGGGATCTATCAGGAAGTTCTGGGGTATGCCTTCCACTTTGTAGGCCCTGGCCACTTCATTGTTCCAGTATTGCAGGTCGCTGACATGTGTCCAGGTAAGCTGGTCTTCCTCAATAGCCTGCACCCAGGCGGCTTTCTCCCTGTCCAGCGAAACGCCCAGTATGGTAAAATTCTTATTGCTGAACTTTTTATAAGCGAGTACTACGTTGGGGTTTTCCATACGGCAGGGGCCGCACCAGCTGGCCCAGAAATCTACCAGCACATATTTACCCCGGTAGGCAGCCAGTGAAACGGGTTTACCCTCCGGATCGTTTTGTGTAAAGTCGATTGCCTGTGAACCTATAGCAGCCACATTCCTGTTGTCAAGCTGTTCTTTCATCAGCTTGCCAAAAAAACCCTGCTGCACAGTGGGTGTGAGCTGTACGTAACGCTTTTCCAGCCGCTCTCCATCCTGTTCCATCTGGAAGCTGATCACCATCAGGAAAGCAGCTACAGGAGAAGCTCTTTTATTGCTGATGAACTGATCCATGGCCGTTTGTATAACAGCCACCTGTTGTTTGTAGGCCAGCATCAGGGAATCATTCTCCCCCGCTCCCGGATTGCCGTTGAGCGCTGCGGCCTGCTGGTTGACAGTCACAAACAAAGGATCAAAGGTCTGTTGCATTTCCTGGAAGTCCTGGTGAATGGCCGAGCCCTTTATCTCCAGCGCGCGCATATTATCTGCACTGCCTTTCACGGTCAACTGTTCATTTCCCATGAACAGCACGGTTTTCTTCTGGGCGCCGTCAAAGTTGAGCATGTACAGGTTGGGCTCTTTGATCAGCCCTTTCAATTCAAATACGCCCCCTTTGATCACGGCCCTGGCCAGGGTATCAGTAGGGACATTGGCATCCGAAAGAGATACCACGGCTTTATCGGGCACCCCGGTCACCTGGCCTTTGATCAGGAATCCCTGCTGAGCCCAGCCGAATGCGGGCAAAAGCAGGCCCGCCAACAACAACTTTTTCATCTGTATAATTTTTATTTGCCGCTTCACTATTGTTATTCCCGGCCGGAACGCCCTGTTATAGTAACTGAGCTGTTTTACCTGCGATCCCTATTTTGAATGACGTGCTTTCAGGATGTCCAGCACCTGCTGCAGATTATGCCCTTTTGCATTCAGCAGCAGCAAATAGTGGAACAGGAGATCGGCCGCTTCATTGAGGAAAAGCTCCTCGTTATTGTCCTTGGCCTCTATGACCAGTTCAACCGCTTCCTCACCAACCTTTTGCGCCACTTTATTGATACCCCTGGCAAAAAGATCACGGACATAGGATTTCCCTTCCGTACTTTTTTTGCGCAGCTCAATGATATCTTCCAGGTAGAAGAGAAAATCTTCAGAATGGTTGCGTTCACTCCAGCAGGTATCAGCGCCGGTATGGCAGGTAGGTCCCAGGGGCTGGGCCTTGATGAGCAGGGTATCGTTATCGCAGTCAGACAGGACCTCTTTCACCAGCAGGTGGTTACCGCTTTCCTCGCCCTTGGTCCAGAGCCGCTGTTTGCTGCGACTGAAAAAAGTGACCTTGCCTTCAGACACTGTTTTTGCCAGGGCTTCCTCGTTCATAAAACCCAGCATCAGCACTTTCTGGGTCTTGAAATCCTGGATCACCGCCGGCGCCAGGCCGTCAGCATATTTCTTGAAATCGATCTTGATCATTGTTGCGCTTGATTTTTTGATGGATCATCAGGCTGTTCATCGGCTTCCTTCTGTTGCCGCAGCCGGTCCAGCAGCTCCTGCTGTTTTTCTTCCAGGCGCTCCCGCCGGTGGCGCATCCTGTCCGACCGTTTATTGTTGATATAGTTGACCAGGACAATAGAGAAGCCTAAAAGGAAGAGGACCAGGTAGATCATACAGGCCTGATGGTTATGTTTTGTTGCTGCAAATATCCTTTTAATTCCGGAATGGAGATCTCTTTAAAGTGAAAGATACTGGCAGCCAGCGCCGCATCGGCCTTGCCCGCTTCAAAAACATCCACAAAATGCTCCATAGCGCCGCCGCCGCCGCTGGCAATCACCGGTACAGGCAGGGTTTCCGCCAGTTGCCGGGTAATATCCAGGGCAAACCCCTTTTTGGTACCGTCATGGTTCATAGAGGTGAGCAGGATCTCGCCGGCGCCCAGGTCTACCCCCTGCCGGGCCCAGTCGGTACATTTGGTATCGGTCTTCAGCCTGCCCCCATTCAGGTATACATACCATTCCCCGTCTTCTTCCTGGCGGGTATCAATGGCCAGCACAACGCACTGGCTGCCGAATTCACGGGCCAGTTCGCCGATCAGGGCCGGGTTCCTGAAAGCAGCCGTATTGACGGAGATCTTGTCGGCCCCGTTCTGGAGCAGCAGGCTTACATCTTCCACACTGCTGATCCCACCACCTACGGTGAAGGGGATATTGATATGGTGCGCAATGCGGTTCACCAGTTCGCGCAGGGTCTTTCTTTTTTCATTGGTGGCGGTAATATCCAGGAACACCAGTTCATCGGCACCCTGCTGTGCGTACAAAGCACCCAGTTCCACCGGGTCGCCGGCATCACGCAGGTTCACGAAATTGGTTCCTTTCACCGTTCTGCCGTCCTTGATATCCAGGCAGGGAATAATTCTTTTACAGAGCATGGATCGTTTTTTGGGAGATAGTTAAAATGTCCGTTGGTTCACCAGTTCTTTCAGGGATATCCTTCCTTCATAAATGGCCTTGCCAATGATCACGCCTTTACAGCCGATTTCCGCCAGGGCTTCCACATCCGCCATATTGCTGACACCGCCACTGGCTATAAAATGCAGCGCAGGGAATTTGCCGAGGATATTTTTATAGAGATCCAGGGAAGGTCCCTGGAGCAGTCCGTCCTTGCTGACATCAGTGCAGAACACCTGCTGTACGCCTTTGTCAATGTATTGCTGCAGGAAATCATAGATCCACAGATCAGTGGTTTCCAGCCAGCCGCCAACGGCAATTTTTTCGTCCTTCACATCCGCCCCCAGGAGGAACTTATCCGCACCATACTCTTGCAGCCAGCTGGTGAACAGATCAGCATCCTTTACGGCAATGCTGCCCACGGTGGCCAGCGCTGCGCCGGAGTTCAATACAATGTCCACATCTTTGGCAGTCTTGATGCCGCCACCAAAATCAATCACCATTCCGGTCTTGCCCGCAATGGCTTCCAGCACTTTCCAGTTCTTTACAGCGCCGGCTTTGGCGCCATCCAGGTCTACCAGGTGCAGGCGGCGAAGGCCTGCATCTTCAAATTCTTTTGCCACTTCCAGTGGATTTTCATTGTAGATGGTCTGCTGGCTATAATCGCCCTGGGTGAGGCGGACACATTTGCCGTCTATGATGTCTATGGCGGGAATGATCTCCATTTGTGCTATGAATTGTTTATATGACTGTGTTTTGTTAGCGGCTGACTAAAGCTTTTGCTGTAGCGGGCCGCTGTTAGTCGCCGGAGGCGACAGAATCATCGTCACTCGCCGGAGGCGAGCGACTGGGGTCTGCCCGCTGATAGATGGACCTCGCTTTAAATAGCCAGGAAATTCCTGATCAGCTGCTCGCCCCACCGGGCGCTTTTCTCGGGGTGGAACTGCGCCCCGTAGAAATTTCCCTTATGCAGGGCGGCACTGTACGGTTGTACATAATCGGTAGTGGCAATGGTATGCTCACCGATTGCAGCGTAGTAGCCATGTACAAAATAAAAATAGCTGTCCTCAGGTATATCTTTGAACAGCGGCGTTTGCAGGTTATAGGCCGAGTTCCAGCCTATCTGCGGCACTTTCAGCACCGGGGCCACGCCAAAGCTACCGCCATCACCGGCAGGCAGCAATCCTTCCCTGCTGGCGGCGGCTTCTGCCGCCAGGGCAGCACCGGAAGGCTGACCGGGACGAAAGAGACGGACCTGCTCATCAAAAATCCCCAGGCAATCCGTATCATTTTCTTCACTATAGGCGCACATCAGCTGCATACCCAGGCAGATGCCCAGAACAGGCTGCTCCAGGCTTTTCAGGACCTGGTCCAGCCCCCGCTCCCGCAGGTAGCGCATGGCGCTGCTGGCCTCGCCCACACCGGGAAAGATC from Candidatus Pseudobacter hemicellulosilyticus encodes the following:
- the hisF gene encoding imidazole glycerol phosphate synthase subunit HisF, with protein sequence MLCKRIIPCLDIKDGRTVKGTNFVNLRDAGDPVELGALYAQQGADELVFLDITATNEKRKTLRELVNRIAHHINIPFTVGGGISSVEDVSLLLQNGADKISVNTAAFRNPALIGELAREFGSQCVVLAIDTRQEEDGEWYVYLNGGRLKTDTKCTDWARQGVDLGAGEILLTSMNHDGTKKGFALDITRQLAETLPVPVIASGGGGAMEHFVDVFEAGKADAALAASIFHFKEISIPELKGYLQQQNITIRPV
- the hisA gene encoding 1-(5-phosphoribosyl)-5-[(5-phosphoribosylamino)methylideneamino]imidazole-4-carboxamide isomerase, with protein sequence MEIIPAIDIIDGKCVRLTQGDYSQQTIYNENPLEVAKEFEDAGLRRLHLVDLDGAKAGAVKNWKVLEAIAGKTGMVIDFGGGIKTAKDVDIVLNSGAALATVGSIAVKDADLFTSWLQEYGADKFLLGADVKDEKIAVGGWLETTDLWIYDFLQQYIDKGVQQVFCTDVSKDGLLQGPSLDLYKNILGKFPALHFIASGGVSNMADVEALAEIGCKGVIIGKAIYEGRISLKELVNQRTF
- the hisIE gene encoding bifunctional phosphoribosyl-AMP cyclohydrolase/phosphoribosyl-ATP diphosphatase HisIE → MIKIDFKKYADGLAPAVIQDFKTQKVLMLGFMNEEALAKTVSEGKVTFFSRSKQRLWTKGEESGNHLLVKEVLSDCDNDTLLIKAQPLGPTCHTGADTCWSERNHSEDFLFYLEDIIELRKKSTEGKSYVRDLFARGINKVAQKVGEEAVELVIEAKDNNEELFLNEAADLLFHYLLLLNAKGHNLQQVLDILKARHSK
- a CDS encoding arginase, with the protein product MKNIKLIEVPSEIGAGTRGASLGIDAIKIAALDFMSNFFIHFPSEKIPTENKLLYEPIESPYAKRIKGIMALYERVSKAVHDSIKNNFFPVVLSGDHSIAGATMAGIRMAKPKSRLGVIWIDAHADLHTPYTTPSGNIHGMPLAATINEDNEECAVHELDEETARQWNFLKTIGKIAPKVLPEDIVFISLRDFEKEEKYLIDKYGMKVISTNEVRRKGPENIVRSVTRYLSDCTDIYISFDVDSLDSSISKGTGTPVGNGLREREAEDLISKFMQLRKICCFEITEVNPTLDKENLMSEIAFNILQRSVNVLMMN
- a CDS encoding imidazole glycerol phosphate synthase subunit HisH, whose product is MSLTIVKYNAGNIQSVLYALERIGVEAVVTDDHEAIRTASKVIFPGVGEASSAMRYLRERGLDQVLKSLEQPVLGICLGMQLMCAYSEENDTDCLGIFDEQVRLFRPGQPSGAALAAEAAASREGLLPAGDGGSFGVAPVLKVPQIGWNSAYNLQTPLFKDIPEDSYFYFVHGYYAAIGEHTIATTDYVQPYSAALHKGNFYGAQFHPEKSARWGEQLIRNFLAI
- a CDS encoding SDR family oxidoreductase, with amino-acid sequence MKILITGANGLLGQHLVKLLLEQGYTVIATGKGPQRIPFEAGDHFRYHSLDFTDPFQVEAIMGRERPEVVVHAGAMTQVDECEQNPEACEKVNVQGTAQLLVDAEALGSHFIYVSTDFVFDGEKGRYTEEDEPGPVSFYGFSKLQAEAMVQTSELPWTIVRTCLVYGNTLQGTRSNIISWVKGSLEQGKSIKVVSDQWRTPTYVADLARGIGLVIARKATGLFHIAGKDILSPYEIALQTAAYFQLDASRIEKVDASSFSQPGKRPPKTDFVIEKARQVLGYEPVLFTEGLKRMFQQD
- a CDS encoding YggS family pyridoxal phosphate-dependent enzyme, producing MAINQIAWHQLTSTFQSQGVTLVAVSKIKPVSDIRALYELGQRDFGENYVQELADKQPQLPADLRWHFIGHLQSNKVKYIAGFVQLIHGVDSLRLLQEINKQAGKNNRTIDVLLQVHIAQEETKFGLDARELAEILSAGNLAALQHVRIRGLMGMASFTDSTDQLRQEFGNIKALFEEYRELFSGKGQAALFQEPPILSMGMSGDFALAVEAGSTMVRIGSLLFGARS
- a CDS encoding acyl-CoA dehydrogenase family protein encodes the protein MQFQLSEEHLMIRKAARDFAQQECLPGVIERDEQQHFPKEQVYKLAELGFMGMMVDPKYGGSGMDTVSYVLAMEEISKIDASVSVCMSVNNSLVSWGLEAYGNEAQKEQYLVPLAQGRKDGELYIGAFLLSEPEAGSDATSQRTTAEDMGDYYLLNGTKNWITNGSSASVYLVMAQTDVAKGPKGINVFIVEKKWPGVTVGAKENKLGIRGSDTHTILFNDVKVPKANRIGEDGFGFTFAMKTLAGGRIGIASQALGIASGSYELALKYAKERKAFGKEIMHHQAIQFKLADMATRVEAARLLCLKAAWDKDQHQDYGLSSSMAKVYASETAMWTSVEAVQIHGGYGYVKEYHVERLMRDAKITQIYEGTSEVQRIVISRSILK
- a CDS encoding AhpC/TSA family protein, with protein sequence MKKLLLAGLLLPAFGWAQQGFLIKGQVTGVPDKAVVSLSDANVPTDTLARAVIKGGVFELKGLIKEPNLYMLNFDGAQKKTVLFMGNEQLTVKGSADNMRALEIKGSAIHQDFQEMQQTFDPLFVTVNQQAAALNGNPGAGENDSLMLAYKQQVAVIQTAMDQFISNKRASPVAAFLMVISFQMEQDGERLEKRYVQLTPTVQQGFFGKLMKEQLDNRNVAAIGSQAIDFTQNDPEGKPVSLAAYRGKYVLVDFWASWCGPCRMENPNVVLAYKKFSNKNFTILGVSLDREKAAWVQAIEEDQLTWTHVSDLQYWNNEVARAYKVEGIPQNFLIDPNGKIVAKNLRGEQLQAKLCELLGCN